tgcgtgtgtgacgaCTCCTCCGAGATGATGTAGGTCAAAGAATATTCTGAACTTTTCCAGTTAAAGGGTTTAACGGAAAATTTGGTAAAACAGGtccagaaaaaaatgcagttaatTCGTTTATGGTTAATATACTGTTTGAGActtactgggttttttttaaagattaatccATAATATGTTTGAAACGTATTTTATCTTCCCCTGTGGTGGTCAGATGAGATGTTAGCAGTGCAACTACAGTGGAAATTTGAAACAGCTATTAAATGCAACGCTAAACCTCCGGGTTTTTCTATCATTCCCTGTGAGAACAGAAAAGCTGAGGACACCATGGTGCACAAAGAAACCCTCAATCATATTTAAAGAGTCGAACTATCTCTTCTGCTctcattacaatttttttccttccacttaCATAGAATCCACTTTTTATCTTGCAGGTGgtgaaatgcattgtgggaaatatgTGGAACATTCTGAGAGGAGGCATGTAAAGGATAGTAAGgccgaaaagaaaagaattcctCCATTTTCCTGTgtaactaatttttttttattaataatgagTACACATTCATAGGTATGTGGGTACATTTAAATTGCAATTTTTATGTTGACTTGGCCAGATCATGAAAGCCACATTGGCAGTGTGGCTCCAGTGACAGCTCTCGTGATCTGGTGATGATTTCCCGGAAAGAAGAAATAcagagaaacccccccccaaaaaaaattgaacctGTTTTTTCAAGTTCCAGCTGTTGCTGAGAGTTCGTGACCTTCGCCCACCCGGGCGTCGGTAGATTTCTCAGTAAGACTATGGGGTCATAAATTTTTagacacatgcgcacacaccgGCGTCGGCTGCAGGGCAGGTCGGTCTGCCCTGGACGAGGTCAGTTCTCAGTGAGCGACGGGCTTGCCAGTGGATTCAGAACATCATCCTTACACTTCTCACACCGCAGTCTTTTTACCTGCAGCATCCTTTCTATGTTCTTCTTGTGCTGGTGTGTGGGGGAAGAGCTGGAGAAAAGAGGGGTTCGGGAGGTCAAAAATTgttgtctatttccactttaatttCAAAACTACTACCTGCCAATCATGCAAGAGTTTCATACGTGTCCTTTTGCGTTTCACGTCACGGTAGTTTGATTATCATACTGTAGTGAGGTAACTGTTGACTGACAGATGATGTCGGCAATTTGATGCGAGTAGTAATATGACGTAAAGATGATTTTAAAGTGCTGGCAACccgtccagggtgaaccctgcccCTTGGCTTCAGCCCCGTACCGCGGATGATTTCACTGGTAAACTCGCTCACTCCCTCTCGTACCGTTCTGACCCGCGGCAGAAGTGAATAACCTCCCTGCCGCGCTTCATGTTGGGGTTTAGCCTGGAACGTCTGCCCCCTCAGAGGGGTCGCGACCCCGCGGCTCACCCGATCACAGCAACAATCGCGCACATTAGAGGAGTTTGGTTGCCCTCGCCCTGACCCTGCAGAGCGACGAAACTTCCTGTTGCCACACGTCTGTCCCCGGGTCAAACATTACTCACTGCCAGACgacaattacaacaacaaaaactaaaaaaaacagcacagggGTCAACTCTTCACAGATCATCCACGGCCAGTTCTCATTTCAAcgttgtttactttttttcacaagTTGGAGGTGACACATCACCCTTGTATCCACCCACAGGGTTTTTTCTCGGCAGCGTGGAGTAGCCCGTCAAATCCTGGCGAAAGATACTATGATACATATCTGAAACCAGCTATTTCTCACCAAGGCCGGAGAGTAAGCTAAAGATATAATAGATACATTAACGCACCAGCGCGCAAACACATATGTAATTtctattgacacacacacacacacgcgcactctTGGGAGTTACCCCTCCCCCACCAGCTGCCTCAACCGTGACGTACAGCTGGAAAAAAGACGTGGCCCTGGGTTGTTAACTGGAGCACAAGTCACCTCAGCAGTTGATTGTTGCCTCATTTCAACCGGGCTgttcttcatccctcctctcagACACACGTCATCGAACCCCTCGGGGCCAGATGATAGAAAATCAAACCCATGTGACCCGCAGAGGAATGGAAGAGGATCTAGGAtggtgtgtctttgtgtttgtttgtgtgtgtgtgtgtgtgtgcaggtcacATAACTCGAGAGCATTGCGTCAATTCTGTAAAATCAGTGTACTTACCTTCACCTCTAGTTTTTATTGGCACCGCTGATTTTAAATTAGGATAGAGATGATTTGAATTAAGATAGATTACTCCTGTTTCTGATAAAACGTGTGTTTGGGTTCGTAACTCACAAAACAAGACTTACCAAGACGGAAATCTCAAGGATTTTAAATCTTGGACCTGCGTGTAAAGTTGTACGATTTTTAAATAACCTTGCTTCACCCTGCCCATCTTCATTGAAAAAACTCTGCTGACagtatttttggaaaatgcCGAGGTATTTCTCTGTCCACTCTATGAAAGGGGCATTCGAACGCATTATTGGGAAACAGCAGGGCCTGCGCCGCCTCGGTGACCCCTGCTGCAAGGCGAACTGAACACTCcggcgctgcagcagcaggcccGGCCAGCGTCTGAGCTCACACTGCATGAGTCACACGGCCCCGGAGCAAAactgaaatgtgtaaaaacttCACATTGGCAGATTAGTTTGTTTACATCCTGCGCAGGACGTGATTTGGCCAGGCTGCAGCCCGGCACGGCCAAGGAGCCCgtcctccctttctctcgcCTTAACTCTATCCCCCTCCCTGCCGCCGCCTTTTCTCTTATTTcattccttcctttcctttctctccgCGCTCCGTCCCTCCCACCCTTACTCCTCCCATTAACACATGACCGTGAGGCAGAGTGAGGCGGAAAAATGAAGCAGCCATgcccttgtaaaaaaaaaaaaaaaaaattaaaacaaagttgttgttttttaaaatcagacaaaTGAGTAACACGAAACACATGGGGAAGTtgtattttcagaataaaacaaaaaaaaaaacctccttgTCTCCCCTAGCATAGTTTGCCAAGTTATGAGCTCATACTTTTGCAGGCCCTCTGCTGAATATCTATTCATAGTGTCAGCTCCAAGATGTCAGACTTTTATGACCCATTTCTCCTCTCGTTATCTGCGGCAACAATTAGGGGCCTGCTAATTTAATGTTGGGAATATGGAAGTGCTTTCCTGACTCGGAAGGAAACTCGGGGACGGCTCACGGCGAAACCGCCGCGCGCTGGGacgaataaaaagaagaaaaataaatcctcgTACATCTTGAAACGTACTGCAGAGAGCCTGGTAAAAGTCAGCACGAGACCGCGGCCTGCAGTGCGCGCGTTCTTTTTCTCACCACGCTGCAGTGCGATGATAGAACAGGGTCAATCGTGGGGtagcacaaacaaacagtacaCAGCTCATGCTCTGCGTCAGAAGCCTTTTGTGTCGAGGTCATGCCTGGCACCACTTTACTGAAATCCACAGCAAAAAAGGTGATGTCATATCTGCATCACCTACTGACTCTCTCGCTGCACCGCcttgaggtcagaggtcaaccgCTCTCCCTCGTGTCGACCGTTGCATTTTTTAATAACATACGACCCTTAGATCCACTAAAAACTTTTTGCTTGACAAGCGCCTTCTTAAAgactctcgctctctcacatGGGTGATTTGCGTTCCAGCTGATTTGACCCCTGCTCAGGCCGGAGCTCCTTCTAATTAGAGTAATGCCGTTTGTCAGGGAGGTgtcagccgtgtgtgtgtgtgtgtgtgtgtgtgtgaacacacccaCGCGATCCTGAGAGGGTGTGATCAGGCCGAATAGTGAGAACACCTGGATTGCAATAGACGCCTTGGACTGATAAAGACTCAGAACTGCACATTTAACAGATACCGAGTGTCGTGATTTGCAATAAACACACGGCGtgtcttcatctcctctgctgtgtCTTCGCTACACATTGTCGACCTCATACAACCGCCGCTCAGTTCGGAATCTGTTGAGTCCTTAGTGAAACTGCTCCCCCTCCGCTCGTTTTCCCCACAGTTGGAGATCGTTCTCAGCACTTCGctgtttttacttctttttttttttttgcggaacGGCGTCTGCCTCGTGtgttattgtcattacactGTGGCTGGAAACCGGAGGAAAAATTAAGAGGAAATTGGTATTTCAATGACCAGAACTCAGTGTCGCTCACGAGAAACATCATCTAAATGTCATAAGTCAGtttgacgtaaaaaaaaaaaagtgaaggacTTCATTTAATGACAGGAAAGAGGGTCATAATTTGTACATTTAATATACTCTACATGCCGTTTTCTAAGTAGGACTCCTGAGTGCTGTGACAGAATGGAAATGCATTCGGAGGCTATCCATTTACCTGCTTGTTCGGATTACACGGTGTGTGcgcatttttgtaaatgtagaGTTTAGAGCTAAAAGGTTGGTTTTGAgtaacattacatcacatttgaATAAAGCAAAGGCACCCAAATGCAGTTTATGACATTGGACACGTGCACGGGAATACGTTgggaaaaaacaatttcctCATAATTATGATGTataatgtctttaaaatgttgtAAGTAAGACATCCAATTGCATGAAAAATCAAGTATTCcctgcacatacatacacttaATGCCTAAGCTCACCCTCCCCTAGCatgttaaacaaataaatcatgtgaCGGACGATTACCGTGGACGTGGGCCACCTCGGCTGACTCCTTAGGCATCTGAAACTATATTTAGAGcggaatttgatttgattatgaCCATGAAAGACCTCCTGGAGCTGATCAGAACTCAGAGATAATATAGGTTCTGTTTCAACCAGTCCTTTGCCCTGATTTAAAACCCTCAGGTTCTGCAGCTGGGGGAGGCTCCAGCAGTAGAGCCTACTGCAGACGTGTTCTGCAGTAGAGCTGTTTGTCTCATTGAAGAACAACGCAAATAGTTTGGGGATGTTCCGTTGAGGCCCTTTTCCGCCAACAGAGAACCGGTTCTGTTCAGGGCTATTTGAACTTTGGTGGCGTCTAGGAGGAACCATTGTTATCATGAACGCGTCAATGGAAGTAAACAGCACGGACCAACTTCTCGTGATATAAGACGTAGAAGACCGTCACGTGCTCGACGAACGTTAAAGCCCGGCATCGACAACGATACTCCGACCACCATCAACTTTTCAGGCCCTGAACCAGTTTTGTGTGGTCCAAAGTTTGGTGCGCAAACCAGACCAGAAACCACTCCCCGTTGTTTGACAACACCTGGTGTTCAGACTGGTATGAACGAGTTTAGCAGCATTATGTGTTTTTCCAAGACATGTGCATATAAATTACTGTCTCATCTGCATATAGATGGACATACCTTAGCAAACTCCATTTGCAAAGTATTGGTCTATATGTAAAGCTGCACTTGTAAAAGCTCTACATTATATTACCTTTAATATATTGATATGATACCTTTCACTTACTTTCAGTACCTTTGGTATCAGGAATGTGCCTCTACTGCACATCTACTTCAGATGATTCTAGATTCCTATTTTTCAGCAGCAACCCAAGCAAATGGTGACTTTACAACAACTCTATCTCTGAGCCAGTATTATTTGATGCAGCTCACTGTGGTACAGTAGCTGTGGGGAAGTGGGAGGGGCGTTTCCAGGGGACTGCCTTTCGGTCGAGATGCAAATCGTATACACAAATTGATGGATTTTTCCTTGAGATAACACGTGTCACACTTCAACGCAGCATCGCGCCACTGTTGACACATTTGAAGGTGAACCGGGCTTTTGACATGTCCTTTGGTCAAACGTGACAAATGTATAtcgtcaaaaaagaaaagaaaatgagagatgtgggtttttttaataagagtTTTACAATTCTCTCTCAAAGTTTAAAGAGGCCACAAGCTCAGCGGTAGTCACTGCGGAAACTCACAGTCAGAATGAGATATTATTGGAatagcgctctctctctctctctctctctctctctctctttgtgtgtgtgtgtgtgtgtgtgtatttgactCCTACAAGCTGGTATCAACAGGAAAGAGTCAGCCAATGAAACTAATTGGgtggtgtgtgttttatgaaaagaaCAGCCTGTTCTGTCCCGGGCTCCCTCCCACGGCTCCCTCTGACTGGCTGGCTCCTAAGTGGTCTGCTTTCCTTCCCTCCGCTGCGATTGGAGCCAGGGGAACGCCAATCACCAAGAAACTCCCCACACcacatccccccctccctcccaccccttTTCCTCAGGACATACCCTTGTTGTTTTCCACTTCTCGGAGGCAGAGCTGGGCCCGAGGCGATCCAGCACAGTCACACAGGCTGCAGACACTGGCACTCTACCTGCACTCAACAGtgtactgtattttctttttagctcCCTCGGCACATATACAACTTTACTGTACACCACCAAATATTGCTGGTGCACTCTAGAGGATGGAGTTCCAACATGCAGATTGTGGGAATGTTACAGAAATACTCAGGCTGTCAaatttgtgcagaaaaaaaaggtcacagcTAATTTGTGATAgtctaaaatattaatattataggGCCTGGAGGTTCTTTGTGTAATTTATCGTTGATAGCAGGTACTAATCTTATCACTGCCGTCGTTCATCAGACTGATGGGACGCATTCAACCTATTTAATGACACGCTTGTGTCTCCCTCAGGTCCTTGTGCAAGACTTTGTAATCACTATTACCAACCAGCAGGTTTACGTTGGGCGGATCACTTTAAACTTTAAGTGTGTTTGCTCAGGGTGGAGTGGTTGTGTGCTGTGCAATCAAAATAGTGAACATGCGAATTCATTACACTggcaatttctttttaatcaatCCAAATGCCGATTGACAAAAAgacagtaaaaatacaaattacacAGGGGCATAAAATCCATTATTAGGCTCAGTTTTGCAACAGTTTATTtatcttaaaaataataatgaaaatatatatttacaaaaatgcaCGTAAAATGTTGCTTTGGGAAGCTATACACAtacccacaaaaaaaagctcaacaTAAATAAGTTAGTAcaatttttcagtgtttttcaaaaaagaaaaaaggcacaacAGGTACACTTCAAAGTTTGACACCAAATAAGGCAGTGCAACTATGTTTTTCTGCCTTCacgaaaaaaaatgagaaagtaACAATAGTGCAATTACATGTTCCACATGAATTCCACACCACATACACAAATCTTTGATTCACATATTTGCATAACGAGTAGCccagtgattttattttaaacatatttaatctaTGTTGACCTGGACTACAGAATTTATTACAAGGGGGTGGGGATGTGTGACCTAAAAAGCCACTAGAATATGAACTCACCTAAATCTAAACGTTATAAGCTAATTCTTAGGATTATTAGCAAATACTGTTAAAATTTGGTTGGATATTGCTCAGCAGTATAGCCACCTGCCCACCCCGCCCCTCAccacctccaaaaaaaaaaaagggtacgaactttggaaaaaaacccagggggaaaaaaagagaagaaaataatgacataataaaaggggaaataaagaaGATATTATTGGCATGTAAACTTTATCTATCATGGCTATACTTAGTTCGATGGACCCTCAACATACATTGTGGCCATCTGGGCCTTCAGAAACAAGATAGGCTGTATAACACTGGGACAAATGAAGCcatagaaaaatacatttttgttttccacataaCCCTGACTTTTATGAAAATCTGCATTTGTAACTTACATCAATTACCTGAATAATgatacaatatttttctttctttttttttttaaacaaaataatatttctctgCTGGAAAAATTGCACTGCAACTTCCCGAGTcaaattctcacacacacgcacacgcacgcacacacacgcacgcacgcacgcacacacacacacacgcattcaaatacatttaacaaaaaaaggtatgaaaagcatattatgctttttttgtatGTGCTACATTTGAAACATAGGTAGTAgattgaggaaagaaaaaaaagatgagcaAAAATCCATTTGCACACTGCTACATTGTCTGCTGCTTCTGAGGCAattgaataatacaaaaaaaaaaatgagtgccAAAACTTGATAGTGTACATATTCAGTGCTTGTGCAGCCTCTCCTCGTCCCCTTCTTTAGGAAAAAGGCtgggttctttttgtttttattttttcttcttttcgcctttgtattttattttcttctcctcctccgtctgtcagatgatgaggagggggaaaaaaaaacaacaacccagcaACAGGTCTCCTCGCTCTGTGGGACATAAAGAGGAAACGGCTTGTTGAATGGTGCAATTGAAAGAGCAGTTGCTCACACTTGATatcacacacgtgcgcacacacacacacacacacacacacacacacacatagagggTGTACAGTCATAGCATGAACAGTTGTGAAAGAtaatagttatatatatatatatatatatatatatatatatatatatataagtttgaTGGCTTGATGATGTGTAAGTGCTGCATGCTGAGAAGTTCAGTCAGTgggacaaggggggggggggggtttctaaCCTGCCAtggtgggttgttttttttgttgttttttttttcactggacCTCTGCACCGTCCCCGGGCCCTCtgggtctcctcctctcctcgtccgcGGCTTTCGGCGCCCGACTCCCCGCGCCGCCCGGCtggtcttcatcatcatcttcatcatcatcatatttttcttctttatcatcATCTTCGTCGGTATGCAACCTCTTGTTCTGACACTCGTCGGAGCAGCGACctggtgaaagaggagaggggggggggggggggggggggaacgacAAACGGTCAGAAAAGTTGTCAgggtgcgcgtgcgtgcgtgtgcgcgcgcggagCTGCACGTCCACGGTTTGGAGCAGCACCTGAGAGCGCGTCGGTCGCGCCGAGAAGGAAAAATGTCCGCGAGCTGCGATGTGCGCACTTGATCTCGGAGCTGAGAGTGCACCGCGGCGACGAGTTGAggctcctttcttttctttttttcttccattatcGTTATTACAATGACTATTTATCATTTGACCCCCAGCGCGAGCGCGCGAGCGACCCGCAGCCTCCGCGATGAAGCCGCGGACACAACTTGCCGCTTGGCGCCTCCGCATCGCCGCGGCACGGTGGCGGAAAAACACGCGTGTGACAGCAACGACCCAAAAGAGAATCACCTGAAGCTCCCGAGCGCCGTTTCTCCGGCCGGCCCGGGGCCGGCTGGGCGTCGGGCCGCCGCTCGCTCCTCTCCGCGGCGTCGGGCCGCCGGCTCCCGTGGGCCGCTCGGAGGTAGAACTCCGGCGGGCTGCTGTCCTCCTGCCACTCGTAGTTGCGCGGCGCCAGCGGTCTGTGTTCCACCGGGTCGAAGTTGTACCGCTCCCGGAACGCCTGCACGTCGTCCCGCACGGCGGCCGCCACATTCCTCCGTATCTCCCCCGGGTCGGGTCTGCCGAAGAGGTTCCTGCGCACCGGGGGTCTGAGGGTGTCCTCCGGCTGCCGCGCGTCCACCCTCTCCAATGTGGGGCTCGCATTAGAAAGGCGAACATCTGACATTTTGATGCACATATGAcacggaggaaggaggaagggggtgcgaaacacacacacacacactcacactcacacaaaacaacagccaGAGCCTCTCAAACTGCTACGTCCAAGTagtattcctttaaaaaaacgcAAAGTCACGGGGATGGTGCGTGCATACTCCGCGCGTATCATCCAAAACGCGTACGCgcaaccacaaaaaaaaggaagaagaagaaaaaaaaagaaaaaaacaccaccaagagagaaaagaatggaataaaaacaaaaaagaagcttcTTCCAATAAGGCGCAGGGGCGACCGGGGGGAGCCACTCCTGTCAGGTCCGTAGTAAgactgatgaaaacaacaagtcaAGTCATAACAGCCAATATGGCGTTAGAAGGAGCCGTgtgagtgaagaagaaaaagttgacATCAAGGACTATTTAAACAGAGACGGCGATTCATTGGTCTGCGCACCAGGGACCGCCCATTGAGCTCTCTTAAAGTTGAACAggggcagcaacaacaacacacacacacacacacacacacacagagagctggaTTGGATTAACTCCGTGCGTGAATATGACTTAATTAACCTGTTTGATTGGTTATGCACATGAGAAAGAGCGAATGGGAGAAGCTGGTTGTAGTCCCGAGGGAAGCGAATGATCGGGTCTTATCTTCCCATTAACACCTGGTTTatcaaggtcagaggtcacgtttAAAGGTCACAGTTTTGATCCCTTttaactgcctttttttttgttcctcttcaaAGTGAGCTAACTGTCTGAAGAGTAAAAGCAGATAAGAAAACGACATCGGGCCAAGAGATTTATCTCGCATCGCGGCCAGAACCGGGGCCTGGTGACGGCGTCACGTAAATCAATCATCGTGGGGCGGACTGTGCCCCCAGAGCGCGCTGACAGATTTCACAACTGCGTCTGATTCGGTGTCGCATAAACAAGCTTTTCAGGCGCGCCACTTGATTCAATCACCGCGAATGTATTCAGTTACAGCTCCGGGATAATTGCGGGACAATGATGCCACTGTCGGGCCCGTAACGAGCGCTCCCTGTCGGgcggtggggggtggggggggggggaggcccCACGGCCCCACGGCCCCCTTCCTCCACCGACGTGGACGGGCTGCTGTTCCAGTTCACTAGCCTTATACCTCTGAGCCGTCTGGAGCATTTCTACCACTGATGAGTCGGATTTGGAGTTGGTTCCCagctggaacaacaacaacaacaacaacaacaaaaagccacGCTggcgtcacccattggtttagcattttgaccagcgccatcttgggtttttttttttttttttttaaatcagaggtcacgaagacttgaaactagcgattgagactgTCAACTCCTCAGGACATTACAAATCGAGTGAGAAGTAGTAGAGTCATGAGACTGTCAACTCCTCCGGACATTACAAATCGAGTGAGAAGTAGTagagtcatttttctcatagGTTTGTATAGAaactccctctgctggtcattcggcAGCATACAGGTTTCAGGCGCTTTCGACTACGATGAAGGATAGGTGGCACATACGAACTGTGACGACATAAGTGGGCGAGTCGTACTGTACAAGTTTGAAAGAGCAGATAACGATGACTGTTCATTTCCCTTGTCCGTCGTGCAGCGCTTCCTCCATTTATCACATCTTTATTACAGTGAGGTtttatacagaaaaacaaaacaaaaagcaacaaatttGCCTCAAGGCATCGTATGACATCAGCTCTTGAGCAGAAAGCCTCCCGTCATCGTTGGCTCGGTGCCTATCGCTTCTTAGACTTTGCCACTGGTGCCAGAGTGGTGGTTTGTGTACTGCACTGGTTTGCAGTTGCTTGTGTGCACTTAGAATTTAAATGGTAAGGAAACAGAAGGTGGTgcagcttttgaaaaaacaacaccaaaaataACTGAGTTTCCTGTTTgcatctacaaaaaa
This region of Scophthalmus maximus strain ysfricsl-2021 chromosome 12, ASM2237912v1, whole genome shotgun sequence genomic DNA includes:
- the LOC118290624 gene encoding cyclin-dependent kinase inhibitor 1B; amino-acid sequence: MCIKMSDVRLSNASPTLERVDARQPEDTLRPPVRRNLFGRPDPGEIRRNVAAAVRDDVQAFRERYNFDPVEHRPLAPRNYEWQEDSSPPEFYLRAAHGSRRPDAAERSERRPDAQPAPGRPEKRRSGASGRCSDECQNKRLHTDEDDDKEEKYDDDEDDDEDQPGGAGSRAPKAADEERRRPRGPGDGAEVQ